A window of [Clostridium] innocuum genomic DNA:
TGAATCACAGAGCCTATGGAAAAATGTCGGCGCCTCTGCGCATCCGAAACCGCCGGGATGTGGCAGTTTTACTGGAAAATCTAAAGACAGGTAAATCAACTCCACTGATGAATGTGACCGCAGGTTATCACTTTCATCATGTAACAGCGGATTCACAGGAAATACTGGATGAAATTGAAGAGCATCTCCGTCAGAAGCATCTGCTTGCGGAATTTCTGCCTTATGAGCTGGAGGAGGAAAGCATACCGGATATAAAATAAACAAAGGCTGCATTCTGGCCTTTGTTTTCTCTATAGGAAGAGACTATTTGAAACTTATTTCAGTTCTTCAGTATCTCTTTTCGTATAAAATCAACAGTAGCGTCCGTTCCATGATCACGCTGATATTCCAGAATCATCTTCAGCATTGCCTTTGTCTCTTCATGCATGATAACATTGTCATAGCCGTTCATGAAGTATTCGTACGCACTTCCGTCATGATAATTTTCCTTCATATAGATGCGGGAAGCGGCAGTACGGTCGCAGTACATTTCCACAAGATAATGAAGTGGCATTTTCACCGGACGGATACCGCCTACGGCATTATCCAGCCAGTATTCCCAGTGATGCTTGTTGCGGCCTTTATGATGCAGCCAGCCTAGGGAATAGCCTTTTACTTCCTTTTCATAATCAATGGGACTGCGATTTCCCTGGAAATACTTGACACCTGCACAAAATTCAACAGGAGTGTATTTGGATAGATCATGCAGAAGTCCCTGTTTATATAAACCACAGCGAAAACACAGCTTTGTGACCGCAAGCTTGTG
This region includes:
- a CDS encoding catalase, which gives rise to MNKLWGHFKTITAHKLAVTKLCFRCGLYKQGLLHDLSKYTPVEFCAGVKYFQGNRSPIDYEKEVKGYSLGWLHHKGRNKHHWEYWLDNAVGGIRPVKMPLHYLVEMYCDRTAASRIYMKENYHDGSAYEYFMNGYDNVIMHEETKAMLKMILEYQRDHGTDATVDFIRKEILKN